The Bacteroidota bacterium genome includes a region encoding these proteins:
- a CDS encoding 3,4-dihydroxy-2-butanone-4-phosphate synthase, translating into MDEIKLNTIREAIEDIKNGKLIIVVDDENRENEGDFITAAHNTTHRDHQFYGELAAPED; encoded by the coding sequence ATGGACGAAATAAAATTAAACACTATCCGGGAAGCGATAGAAGATATAAAAAATGGCAAATTGATTATTGTTGTAGATGATGAAAACCGCGAAAATGAAGGCGATTTCATCACTGCAGCACACAATACCACACACAGAGATCATCAATTTTATGGCGAACTTGCCGCTCCAGAGGATTGA